One genomic region from Salinicola endophyticus encodes:
- a CDS encoding AGE family epimerase/isomerase codes for MPLTSASQVAHQIDSLMGFYHPRCIDTQAGFFHAFTDSGERLQPQRRHLLSSAGFVINYARYAVYRGEPEYLHWARHGLRFLEEHHYQTRTQGYAWLLDGATPEDEVQRCLGLARVLEAYAVALDAGIGEAVAGLTRVRALIDKHFYETGSGRYADSADARWRIAPYRSQRANLEMCEALLACQAVSSDAEPLARALSVTRSVWQQLAPLAGGWLWEHFDRDWRVDFELHRYRPDDRYRPWGFQIGHLAQWAKLMTRLAAWVPSARGWLLDTAGSLFAGAMEAGWDGVHGGLFSGVDMRREVVNRDKQHWVQAESLAAAALLGDATGQPRYWRWYDRIADYCGQHMIDGARGGWYATLTADNRPYSREKSPLGKTDRRPLATCYLLLPILRRREGLERPGHVIGGGFADA; via the coding sequence ATGCCGTTGACCTCAGCCTCTCAAGTCGCTCACCAGATCGATAGCCTCATGGGGTTCTACCACCCGCGTTGCATCGATACCCAGGCGGGATTCTTCCACGCCTTCACCGATAGCGGCGAACGACTTCAGCCCCAGCGGCGCCATCTGCTCTCCAGCGCCGGCTTCGTGATCAACTATGCGCGCTACGCGGTGTATCGCGGCGAGCCGGAGTATCTGCACTGGGCGCGCCACGGGCTGCGTTTTCTCGAAGAGCACCACTACCAGACGCGAACTCAGGGCTACGCCTGGCTGCTCGATGGCGCCACGCCGGAAGACGAGGTCCAGCGCTGTCTGGGGCTGGCGCGGGTGCTCGAGGCCTATGCGGTGGCCCTGGACGCTGGTATCGGCGAGGCGGTGGCGGGGCTGACGCGGGTACGGGCACTAATCGACAAACATTTCTACGAAACTGGCAGTGGACGCTACGCCGACTCGGCGGATGCGCGCTGGCGGATCGCACCCTACCGCAGTCAGCGCGCCAACCTGGAGATGTGCGAGGCGCTGCTGGCCTGCCAGGCGGTGAGCAGCGATGCCGAGCCTCTGGCGCGGGCGTTGAGTGTCACCCGCAGCGTCTGGCAGCAGTTGGCACCGCTCGCCGGCGGCTGGCTATGGGAGCACTTCGATCGCGACTGGCGGGTGGATTTCGAGCTGCACCGCTACCGCCCCGATGACCGCTACCGCCCGTGGGGCTTTCAGATCGGCCATCTCGCCCAGTGGGCCAAGCTGATGACGCGACTCGCCGCGTGGGTGCCAAGTGCGCGTGGCTGGCTGCTGGATACCGCCGGGTCGCTATTCGCAGGGGCGATGGAGGCGGGCTGGGATGGTGTGCATGGCGGGCTGTTCAGCGGCGTGGACATGCGCCGCGAGGTGGTCAATCGTGACAAGCAGCACTGGGTTCAGGCGGAGAGCCTGGCCGCCGCGGCGCTGCTCGGCGACGCTACCGGGCAGCCGCGCTACTGGCGCTGGTACGACCGCATCGCCGACTACTGCGGCCAGCATATGATCGACGGCGCACGTGGGGGCTGGTATGCCACGCTGACCGCGGACAATCGCCCCTATTCGCGTGAGAAGAGCCCGCTGGGCAAGACCGACCGCCGCCCACTGGCCACCTGCTATCTGCTGCTGCCGATCCTGCGTCGCCGCGAAGGGCTGGAGAGACCGGGGCACGTCATCGGCGGCGGGTTCGCCGATGCCTAA
- a CDS encoding CaiB/BaiF CoA-transferase family protein, with translation MSDAQPPLAGLRVLDLSRVLAGPWCTQQLADLGAEVIKIERPGRGDDTRGWGPPWLPGTRESAYFLSANRGKRSVAIDLADPEGQALVRQLAAHADVLIENFKVGGLAAYGLDHASLQADNPGLVYCSITGFGQDGPYAARAGYDFLIQGMGGLMSLTGQPDAAGGEPTKVGVALTDIFTGLYAANAILAALRRREHDGKGAYIDMALLDVQVGVLANQALNYLTSSSVPQRLGNAHPNIVPYQAFAAADGHLIITVGNDDQFRRLCEVLSLAALADDPRFATNAARVDHRELLVAQLAARLVERRRDDWLLALERAGVPSGPINTLDQVFDDPQVRHRGMQIERRGDDGRVAHLVGNPIKLDGERLGASGMPPRLGEHTLDVLEGWLGPGAADWEALRERGVIG, from the coding sequence ATGAGTGACGCCCAACCTCCACTCGCCGGCCTGCGTGTGCTCGACCTGTCGCGGGTGCTGGCAGGCCCCTGGTGTACCCAGCAACTAGCCGATCTGGGCGCCGAGGTGATCAAGATCGAGCGCCCCGGGCGGGGTGACGACACTCGTGGCTGGGGGCCGCCCTGGCTGCCGGGCACCCGGGAGTCCGCCTACTTCCTGAGTGCCAACCGCGGCAAGCGCTCGGTGGCGATCGATCTCGCCGACCCCGAGGGCCAGGCGCTGGTGCGCCAGCTGGCGGCTCATGCCGACGTGCTGATCGAAAACTTCAAGGTGGGCGGACTGGCGGCCTACGGGCTCGATCACGCCAGTCTCCAGGCGGATAACCCCGGCCTGGTCTACTGCTCGATCACCGGTTTCGGTCAGGATGGCCCTTATGCCGCGCGGGCGGGATACGACTTCCTGATCCAGGGCATGGGCGGGCTGATGAGCCTCACCGGGCAGCCCGACGCGGCCGGCGGCGAGCCGACCAAGGTGGGCGTTGCCCTCACCGATATCTTCACCGGGCTGTATGCCGCCAACGCCATTCTGGCGGCGCTGCGCCGGCGTGAACACGATGGCAAGGGCGCCTATATCGACATGGCGCTGCTCGATGTGCAGGTCGGCGTGCTGGCCAATCAGGCGCTCAACTATCTCACCAGTAGCAGCGTGCCCCAGCGCCTGGGCAACGCTCATCCCAATATCGTGCCTTATCAAGCATTTGCCGCCGCTGATGGCCATCTGATCATCACCGTGGGCAACGATGACCAGTTCCGGCGTCTGTGCGAGGTGCTCTCGCTGGCGGCGTTGGCCGACGATCCGCGCTTCGCCACCAACGCTGCCCGAGTGGATCACCGCGAGCTGCTGGTGGCGCAGTTGGCGGCGCGCCTGGTCGAGCGCCGCCGCGACGACTGGTTATTGGCGCTGGAACGGGCGGGGGTGCCGAGCGGGCCGATCAACACCCTGGATCAGGTGTTCGACGACCCGCAGGTACGCCATCGTGGTATGCAGATCGAGCGCCGTGGCGACGATGGCCGCGTCGCACATCTGGTCGGCAATCCGATCAAGCTGGATGGCGAGCGCCTGGGTGCGTCGGGTATGCCGCCGCGGCTGGGCGAGCACACCCTCGATGTGCTCGAAGGGTGGCTGGGCCCCGGCGCGGCGGACTGGGAGGCGCTGCGCGAGCGCGGCGTGATTGGCTGA
- the csiR gene encoding DNA-binding transcriptional regulator CsiR, with protein sequence MPSATPQGAPSAAPQSAEAAYTALKRDLVRGHYAPSEKLLMSELKARYAIGVGPLREALTRLVGERLVTSISQRGYRVAPMSLGELEAIYDARAELEGLLTRLAIERGDDTWEAAILAAAHRLSRVSELHSGDDMLDLWDARHQALHAAIVAGCGCPPLLQARAALFDQAQRYRHLWLHQTVFSAEALTTKRVEHAELVERVLARDAEGAARALRDHLLTPVAIIQRRLIERGWA encoded by the coding sequence ATGCCATCCGCCACGCCCCAGGGCGCTCCCAGCGCCGCGCCCCAGAGCGCCGAAGCCGCCTATACCGCGCTCAAGCGCGATCTCGTACGGGGCCACTACGCCCCGTCGGAGAAGCTACTGATGAGCGAACTCAAGGCGCGCTACGCCATCGGCGTCGGGCCACTACGCGAGGCGCTGACCCGTCTGGTGGGCGAGCGCCTGGTGACCAGCATCAGCCAACGCGGCTACCGCGTGGCGCCGATGTCACTAGGCGAACTCGAGGCGATCTACGATGCGCGTGCCGAACTCGAGGGGCTGCTGACCCGGCTGGCCATCGAACGCGGCGACGACACCTGGGAAGCGGCGATCCTGGCCGCAGCGCATCGCCTGTCTCGGGTCAGCGAGCTGCACTCGGGTGATGACATGCTCGATCTATGGGATGCCCGCCATCAGGCGCTGCATGCGGCGATCGTCGCCGGCTGCGGCTGCCCCCCGCTGCTGCAGGCCCGGGCGGCGCTGTTCGATCAGGCCCAGCGCTACCGCCACCTGTGGCTGCACCAGACGGTCTTCTCGGCCGAGGCGCTGACCACCAAGCGAGTCGAGCACGCGGAACTGGTCGAGCGCGTGCTGGCGCGCGACGCCGAGGGTGCCGCGCGCGCACTACGTGACCATCTACTGACGCCGGTGGCGATCATCCAGCGACGGCTGATAGAGCGTGGCTGGGCGTGA
- a CDS encoding alpha/beta hydrolase codes for MRALRSLKGMGIWLLISLALGGCSTYVNAPDDAGAAAARTPQGLDYQVLHDQRFTPADWPQALMADVYLPDSSSTELRPAVMMVHGGGWEGRSKDDMTPIAKRFARHGYVVVNVSYRFAPEFRFPAQLHDLQLARHWIDAHAREWRIDPDRIAGLGYSSGAHLVSLLALVAGTDSPLDRPYGGADTGFAAVVSGGTPADLRLWDSGRLLIQLLGGTKQELPEAYAAASPLTHVHAGAPPFFLFHGTWDDLVPPEHARGLFSALQSHGVHAELYWMRWRGHITAFLLRGDAEAAALDFLAREMPAR; via the coding sequence ATGCGTGCCCTGCGAAGCTTGAAAGGCATGGGGATCTGGCTACTGATAAGCCTGGCGCTGGGCGGCTGTTCGACCTACGTCAACGCGCCCGACGATGCCGGCGCCGCGGCAGCCCGCACCCCACAGGGGCTCGACTACCAGGTTCTGCATGATCAACGCTTCACCCCGGCCGACTGGCCGCAAGCGCTGATGGCGGATGTCTATCTGCCCGACAGCTCGAGCACCGAGCTGCGCCCGGCGGTGATGATGGTGCACGGCGGCGGCTGGGAGGGTCGCTCGAAAGACGACATGACACCGATCGCCAAGCGTTTCGCGCGCCACGGCTACGTGGTGGTCAACGTCAGCTACCGTTTCGCCCCCGAGTTCCGCTTTCCGGCACAGTTGCACGACCTGCAGCTGGCGCGTCACTGGATCGATGCCCACGCCCGCGAGTGGCGGATCGACCCGGATCGCATCGCCGGTCTGGGCTACTCCTCCGGCGCCCACCTGGTCAGCCTGCTAGCGCTGGTGGCCGGCACCGATAGCCCGCTCGATCGCCCCTACGGTGGCGCGGATACCGGCTTTGCCGCGGTGGTCTCCGGGGGCACACCGGCAGATCTACGACTCTGGGACAGCGGCCGATTGCTGATACAGCTGCTGGGTGGCACCAAGCAGGAACTCCCTGAAGCCTATGCCGCCGCATCGCCGTTGACCCATGTTCACGCCGGAGCTCCGCCCTTCTTCCTGTTCCATGGTACCTGGGACGATCTGGTGCCGCCCGAGCACGCCCGGGGGCTGTTCAGCGCCCTGCAGTCCCACGGCGTCCACGCCGAGCTCTACTGGATGCGCTGGCGCGGCCATATCACCGCCTTCCTGCTGCGTGGCGATGCCGAAGCAGCGGCGCTCGATTTTCTCGCCCGTGAGATGCCCGCCCGTTGA
- a CDS encoding acyl-CoA dehydrogenase: MSGFQWDDPLLFDQQLDDEERQIQQVARDYCQTRLQPRVLEAFESERFEREILSEMGELGLLGATVSETYGGAGASHVAYGLIAREVERVDSGYRSAMSVQSSLVMYPIEAYGSEAQKQRWLPGLARGELVGCFGLTEPNAGSDPGSMQTRARKVDGGYRLSGQKMWITNSPIADVAVVWAKSDAHEGRIKGFLVERGAPGFSTPTIQAKASLRASVTGEIVLDDVFVEEEALLPGAAGLSGPFGCLNKARFGIAWGTLGAAEFCWHAARQYTLDRQQFGRPLAANQLIQLKLADMQTEIALGLQTCLRVAQLLDAGKATPEMISLIKRNHSGKALNIARAARDMHGGNGISLEFGVIRHMLNLETVNTYEGTHDIHALILGRAQTGIQAFG, translated from the coding sequence ATGTCCGGTTTCCAGTGGGACGATCCGCTACTCTTCGACCAGCAGCTCGACGATGAAGAGCGCCAGATCCAGCAGGTGGCGCGGGACTACTGCCAGACACGGTTGCAGCCCAGGGTGCTGGAAGCATTCGAGTCGGAGCGCTTCGAGCGCGAGATTCTCTCCGAGATGGGCGAGCTGGGGCTGCTCGGCGCGACCGTGAGTGAAACCTACGGCGGCGCCGGGGCCAGCCACGTGGCCTACGGCCTGATCGCGCGCGAAGTGGAAAGGGTCGATTCCGGCTACCGCTCGGCCATGAGTGTACAGTCGTCGCTGGTGATGTATCCGATCGAGGCCTACGGCAGCGAGGCGCAGAAGCAGCGCTGGCTGCCGGGGCTGGCGCGCGGCGAGCTGGTCGGCTGCTTCGGGCTTACCGAGCCCAACGCCGGCTCCGACCCCGGCAGCATGCAGACCCGGGCGCGCAAGGTCGACGGCGGCTACCGGCTCAGCGGCCAGAAGATGTGGATCACGAATAGCCCGATCGCCGATGTGGCGGTGGTGTGGGCCAAATCCGATGCCCACGAGGGGCGCATCAAAGGCTTTCTGGTCGAGCGCGGCGCGCCGGGTTTCTCCACGCCTACCATCCAGGCCAAGGCCTCGCTGCGGGCGTCGGTCACCGGCGAGATCGTGCTCGACGACGTCTTCGTCGAAGAGGAGGCGCTGCTGCCCGGTGCCGCTGGCCTGAGCGGGCCCTTCGGCTGTCTCAACAAGGCGCGCTTCGGTATCGCCTGGGGCACGCTGGGCGCCGCCGAGTTCTGCTGGCACGCGGCGCGTCAATACACCCTGGACCGCCAGCAGTTCGGCCGCCCGCTGGCGGCCAACCAGTTGATCCAGCTCAAACTGGCCGACATGCAGACCGAAATCGCCCTGGGGCTGCAGACGTGTCTACGTGTCGCGCAGCTGCTCGATGCCGGTAAGGCGACGCCGGAGATGATCTCGCTGATCAAGCGCAACCACAGCGGCAAGGCGCTGAACATTGCGCGCGCCGCCCGCGACATGCACGGCGGCAACGGTATCTCGCTGGAGTTCGGGGTGATCCGGCACATGCTCAACCTGGAGACGGTCAACACCTACGAAGGCACCCACGATATCCATGCGCTGATCCTGGGGCGTGCCCAGACCGGCATTCAGGCGTTCGGGTGA
- a CDS encoding polymer-forming cytoskeletal protein — protein sequence MDLGEWLLLGGLGCCLLLLLDGYRRARGRRERVLTAQSSSSLQATRIESPQHEAQPMPAEVDASSSCPPAPSPQPAAPSPSLARDSAATLIGASVRVIGDIDCAESIRVEGRLDGTLAADEHDVVIGSQAEVGPRLRAGTLRISGRVSGEQRVKGTAMIAPGARVQGTLKAHRLQCDEGASLSGNVNVGGPRVGNPPR from the coding sequence ATGGATTTGGGAGAGTGGCTTCTACTGGGCGGCCTAGGCTGCTGTCTGCTGCTGCTGCTCGACGGCTACCGTCGGGCACGTGGGCGGCGTGAGCGCGTGCTGACAGCCCAGTCATCGTCGTCGCTGCAGGCGACGCGCATCGAGAGTCCGCAGCATGAAGCCCAGCCAATGCCGGCCGAAGTCGACGCCTCATCTTCCTGCCCACCCGCGCCTTCCCCGCAGCCAGCAGCCCCTTCGCCCAGCCTAGCGCGCGACAGCGCGGCCACGTTGATCGGCGCCAGTGTGAGAGTGATTGGTGACATCGACTGCGCCGAATCGATCCGTGTCGAAGGGCGGCTCGACGGCACGCTGGCAGCCGACGAACATGATGTCGTCATCGGATCGCAGGCCGAGGTCGGCCCGCGGTTGAGGGCAGGCACGCTGCGCATCTCAGGTCGGGTATCGGGCGAGCAGCGTGTCAAGGGTACGGCAATGATCGCTCCCGGCGCGCGGGTGCAGGGCACGCTCAAGGCGCATCGCCTGCAGTGCGACGAGGGCGCAAGCCTGTCAGGAAACGTCAATGTCGGCGGCCCTCGCGTGGGCAACCCGCCGCGTTGA
- a CDS encoding flagellar protein FlaG: MPSPIDLNTLSLNLGTGSSPQQRLDTLMQQARQNLPFAQETSAAANDEERKGKGYLSDQINELNAVMYQYGLRFELSDFDSQVITQVVDRATGEVIRQIPSEEMLRIAQAFADDQGRLVDASA; this comes from the coding sequence ATGCCCAGCCCCATCGATCTCAACACACTATCGCTCAACCTGGGAACCGGGAGCTCGCCGCAGCAGCGCCTCGACACCCTGATGCAGCAGGCGCGACAGAATCTGCCCTTCGCTCAGGAGACCAGTGCGGCCGCCAACGATGAGGAACGCAAGGGCAAGGGCTACTTGAGCGACCAGATCAACGAGCTCAACGCCGTGATGTATCAATACGGCCTGCGCTTCGAACTGAGTGACTTCGACAGCCAGGTGATCACCCAGGTCGTCGATCGGGCTACCGGCGAGGTCATCCGTCAGATCCCGTCGGAAGAGATGCTGCGCATCGCCCAGGCTTTCGCCGATGATCAGGGGCGCCTGGTCGACGCCTCGGCCTGA
- a CDS encoding sulfate permease: MSRWRRWLASEPRERIRLRARIAGYFPITTWLPYYNRHLLGEDLIAAVIVTLMVIPQALAYAILAGLPAVAGLYASMLPLIAYTLFGTSRTLAVGPMAIVSLMTAAALSPLFVPGSVAYSQGAVTLALLSGLILALMGLLRLGFFANFLSHPVVSGLLTASGVLIAASQIASLMGIGGSGFTLLDQLLHILRQLDQLHWPTLGLGLSALMFLLLMRRAAPLLRRLGLAAGTATFIVRLGPVMAVAITTLLSWTLDLPALGVAVVGEIPAHLPPLSLPSLDPSVWRELLLPAFLISVVGFIESVSLAQMLAARRRERISPDQELIGLGSANLAAAFTSGMPVTGSLSRTVINFDAGARTPAAGALAALGVGLVILCLTPLIAYLPIATLAASIIVSAMTLVDLPGLKRTWRYSQSDFAAMLITIVLTFLEGVEAGVMAGVGVSLALYLYRTSRPHTAVVGRLPGTEHFRNVRRHEAEIDAEIALLRIDESLYFANARYLEDTVYALIADRSAMRHLVLICSAVNMIDASALESLEAINARLADSQIALNLAEVKGPVMDRLKKSDFLDHLSGEVYLSTYAAWTELRHRLDDEARANAESPDAAS; encoded by the coding sequence ATGAGCCGATGGCGCCGATGGCTCGCTAGCGAGCCCCGCGAACGGATTCGGCTGCGCGCTCGCATCGCCGGCTACTTTCCCATCACCACCTGGCTGCCCTACTACAATCGTCATCTGCTCGGCGAAGATCTGATCGCAGCGGTCATCGTGACCCTGATGGTGATACCGCAGGCGCTGGCCTACGCCATTCTCGCCGGGCTGCCGGCGGTCGCCGGGCTCTATGCCAGTATGCTGCCGCTGATCGCCTACACCCTGTTCGGCACCAGCCGCACCCTTGCCGTCGGCCCCATGGCGATCGTCTCGCTGATGACCGCCGCGGCACTGTCACCGCTGTTCGTGCCCGGCAGCGTCGCCTACAGCCAGGGTGCGGTCACTCTGGCGCTGCTTTCTGGGCTGATTCTGGCACTCATGGGTCTGCTGCGGCTGGGCTTCTTCGCCAACTTCCTGAGTCACCCGGTGGTCTCGGGCCTGCTGACCGCCTCGGGCGTGCTGATCGCCGCCAGCCAGATCGCCAGCCTCATGGGTATCGGCGGCTCCGGCTTCACGCTACTCGACCAGCTATTGCACATTCTGCGCCAGCTCGACCAGTTACACTGGCCCACGCTGGGCCTGGGGCTGAGTGCGCTGATGTTCCTGCTGCTGATGCGCCGCGCCGCACCGTTACTGCGCCGCCTGGGGCTTGCCGCCGGCACCGCCACCTTCATTGTGCGCCTGGGCCCGGTGATGGCGGTGGCCATCACCACATTACTCTCGTGGACACTCGACCTGCCCGCCCTGGGGGTGGCCGTAGTCGGCGAGATTCCCGCCCACCTGCCGCCGCTCAGCCTGCCCTCGCTCGACCCGTCCGTGTGGCGCGAGCTGCTGCTGCCGGCCTTTCTGATCAGCGTAGTGGGATTCATCGAGTCGGTGTCGCTGGCGCAGATGCTGGCCGCCCGGCGGCGCGAGCGCATCTCGCCCGATCAGGAGCTGATCGGTCTGGGCAGTGCCAACCTCGCCGCCGCCTTCACCTCGGGCATGCCGGTCACCGGCAGCCTGTCGCGGACCGTGATCAACTTCGATGCCGGTGCGCGGACCCCCGCCGCCGGCGCGCTGGCGGCGCTCGGCGTGGGTCTGGTGATCCTGTGCCTGACGCCGCTGATCGCCTATCTGCCGATCGCCACCCTGGCCGCCAGCATCATCGTCTCGGCGATGACCCTGGTCGACCTGCCCGGGCTCAAGCGGACCTGGCGCTACTCACAAAGCGACTTCGCCGCCATGCTGATCACCATCGTGCTCACCTTCCTGGAAGGGGTAGAGGCTGGCGTGATGGCAGGAGTGGGCGTATCGCTGGCACTCTATCTCTACCGTACCAGCCGGCCGCACACCGCGGTGGTGGGCCGGCTGCCGGGTACCGAACACTTTCGCAACGTACGCCGCCACGAGGCCGAGATCGATGCCGAGATCGCGCTGCTGCGAATCGACGAGAGTCTCTATTTCGCCAACGCGCGCTATCTCGAGGATACCGTCTACGCGCTGATCGCCGATCGATCGGCCATGCGCCATCTGGTGCTCATCTGCTCGGCGGTCAATATGATCGACGCCTCGGCGCTGGAGAGCCTGGAAGCGATCAATGCGCGCCTGGCCGACTCCCAGATCGCGCTCAACCTGGCCGAGGTCAAGGGCCCGGTGATGGATCGGCTCAAGAAGAGCGACTTTCTCGACCACCTGAGCGGCGAGGTCTACCTCAGCACCTACGCCGCCTGGACCGAGCTGCGCCACCGCCTGGACGATGAAGCCCGAGCCAACGCCGAATCACCGGACGCCGCCAGTTGA
- a CDS encoding polymer-forming cytoskeletal protein, with protein sequence MFPKSSQALRQTASSETISTPARGSEPTQPLHGMSRIGARTTIRGDVNGDEDLLIEGRIVGDVSFPHHAVTVGSDGQVEGRLIAREITVKGRVEGQLIAAERITLKATAAVQGELYAPGLILEDGAAFHGNIDMNPEHDVLREAFGGEPRGDRVTPSAVAESDEAEDETHADRPVE encoded by the coding sequence ATGTTTCCCAAATCCAGCCAAGCGCTTCGCCAGACCGCTTCGAGTGAGACCATCAGCACGCCGGCGCGTGGTAGTGAGCCTACCCAACCGCTACACGGCATGTCGCGGATTGGCGCCAGGACTACGATTCGTGGCGATGTCAACGGCGACGAAGACCTGCTGATCGAAGGCCGAATCGTCGGCGATGTCAGCTTTCCCCATCATGCGGTGACGGTCGGCAGTGATGGCCAGGTCGAGGGGCGCCTGATCGCCCGCGAGATCACGGTGAAAGGGCGGGTCGAGGGGCAGCTCATCGCGGCCGAGCGGATCACGCTGAAAGCTACGGCCGCGGTCCAGGGTGAGCTCTACGCCCCTGGTTTGATCCTCGAGGATGGTGCGGCCTTCCACGGCAACATCGATATGAATCCCGAGCACGATGTACTGCGCGAGGCGTTTGGTGGCGAGCCCCGGGGCGACAGGGTGACACCGTCAGCCGTAGCGGAAAGCGACGAAGCGGAGGACGAGACCCACGCCGACCGGCCGGTCGAATGA
- the cydC gene encoding thiol reductant ABC exporter subunit CydC, whose protein sequence is MSTLATGLTHLYRSLRPWLGVLGARRGRLWLGAALMLATLVSALGLLSLSGWFITATAVAALSLTVFFDVFAPGSGVRAFAVARTASRYLERLYNHDTVLRLLADLRGGVFARLVRLDARTLSRARAAQWLNRLTADIDTLDNLYLRLLAPPLVALAAILGFALFAMLFLPVAGWLLLGLLVPLWLVLTVGCAVWGWRASHRRVDRQEALRVRAVEQVEGLAELTAYGALETHLGHWRAEEQGLLDDQRQLGKRTAAANALTTLVIQLAAVGVLALGLGALSSAALSGAQMVMLTLGTLAVAEGLGGLPMAFTQLGATQRAAERLNAQTALTPEQEGASLQGGGAAPSLVYRDIGLRQGGRWVLRGVDLVLAPGQQVGVIGASGSGKSTLAQLAVRAFDPDIGELRFDDHGVAGLSPDSLRARIGYLTQRSELFHDTLAANLRMGDPTASDAQLWTVLEKVALREWAEALPQGLETWVGEQGRQLSGGQARRVALARVMLRNSPLVILDEPLSGLDAATAEVVRTALSHWLAGRTALLLAHEPAALPPCDSCWRLVPGAQGAALQPMS, encoded by the coding sequence ATGAGTACGTTGGCAACGGGACTGACGCATCTCTACCGCAGCCTGCGCCCATGGCTCGGTGTGCTCGGTGCACGACGTGGTCGGCTGTGGCTCGGTGCCGCGTTGATGCTGGCCACACTGGTGAGCGCGCTGGGCCTTTTGTCGCTCTCTGGCTGGTTCATCACCGCCACCGCGGTGGCGGCGCTCTCCCTAACGGTGTTCTTCGATGTCTTCGCGCCGGGCAGCGGGGTGCGCGCCTTCGCCGTGGCACGTACCGCGAGCCGCTATCTCGAGCGGCTCTACAACCACGATACCGTTCTGCGCCTGCTGGCGGATCTGCGTGGTGGGGTGTTCGCAAGGCTGGTGCGGCTGGACGCGCGCACGCTCTCCCGCGCCCGCGCCGCGCAGTGGCTCAATCGTCTCACCGCGGACATCGACACCCTCGACAACCTCTATCTGCGCCTGCTGGCACCGCCGCTGGTGGCGCTGGCGGCGATTCTCGGTTTCGCCCTGTTCGCCATGCTGTTCCTGCCCGTGGCGGGTTGGCTGCTGCTGGGGCTGTTGGTGCCCTTGTGGCTGGTGCTGACGGTGGGCTGCGCGGTGTGGGGTTGGCGTGCCAGTCATCGCCGGGTGGATCGCCAGGAGGCGCTGCGGGTACGTGCGGTGGAGCAGGTGGAAGGGCTGGCCGAACTCACCGCCTATGGTGCCCTGGAAACGCATCTGGGCCATTGGCGGGCCGAGGAGCAGGGCCTGCTCGACGATCAGCGCCAACTGGGCAAGCGCACCGCTGCAGCCAATGCGCTGACCACGCTGGTGATTCAGCTTGCCGCCGTGGGTGTGCTCGCACTCGGCCTGGGGGCGCTGTCGAGCGCTGCGCTGAGTGGCGCACAGATGGTGATGCTGACCCTGGGCACGCTGGCCGTGGCGGAGGGCCTCGGCGGCCTGCCGATGGCCTTCACCCAGCTCGGCGCGACCCAGCGCGCGGCGGAGCGTCTCAATGCCCAGACCGCGCTGACGCCCGAGCAGGAGGGCGCGAGTCTGCAGGGCGGTGGTGCCGCACCGAGTCTGGTCTATCGCGATATCGGGTTGCGCCAGGGCGGGCGCTGGGTTCTGCGCGGGGTCGACCTGGTCCTGGCACCGGGGCAGCAGGTTGGGGTGATCGGCGCCTCCGGCAGCGGCAAGTCGACCCTGGCGCAGCTGGCGGTGCGCGCCTTCGATCCCGATATCGGCGAACTGCGCTTCGATGATCATGGGGTCGCCGGATTGTCGCCGGATTCGCTGCGTGCGCGCATCGGCTACCTCACCCAGCGCAGCGAGCTGTTCCACGACACGCTGGCGGCAAATCTGCGCATGGGCGACCCCACCGCCAGCGACGCCCAGCTGTGGACGGTGCTGGAAAAGGTGGCTCTGCGTGAGTGGGCCGAGGCGCTGCCGCAGGGGCTAGAGACCTGGGTCGGCGAGCAGGGTCGTCAGCTCTCCGGTGGCCAAGCGCGTCGGGTGGCGCTGGCGCGGGTGATGCTGCGCAACTCGCCGCTGGTGATTCTCGACGAGCCGCTGAGCGGGCTGGATGCGGCAACCGCGGAGGTGGTGAGAACGGCGCTGTCGCACTGGCTGGCCGGGCGCACCGCACTGCTGCTGGCGCATGAACCGGCCGCGCTACCGCCCTGCGATAGCTGCTGGCGACTGGTACCCGGCGCTCAGGGGGCCGCGTTGCAGCCGATGTCTTGA